The Desulfonatronovibrio hydrogenovorans DSM 9292 genome includes a window with the following:
- a CDS encoding glycosyltransferase family 9 protein gives MPFNKIGVWQTAFLGDAVLTLPLLQTLNNACPQARLFFFVRKGLGRLFEPDTRFQTIEFDKYGADQGLSGLFRTARKIRKMDLDLWISPHASFRSAMIAVLSRIKARIGYSSPWPNVFAYPTRVDRRFTRLDEIERVLELLRPLKPDSIQTWPDLVLDKSSMNKAEQFWSSNISGRTLGIHPGSTWPTKQWPEAHFARIVDLTSTLPGVRVLIFAGPGEEKVVQNILNLSRKKDHVLNLAGRLNLPDLAAYIDRLDCYLTNDSGPMHLAWTRKTPVIALFGPTTRELGFFPRGKDSVVLESGLPCRPCGLHGHRHCPEGHHRCMLDITPETVMKYIKEMIHG, from the coding sequence TTGCCCTTCAATAAAATCGGGGTCTGGCAAACCGCTTTTCTGGGCGATGCCGTTCTGACCCTTCCTCTGCTTCAGACCCTGAACAATGCCTGCCCCCAGGCCAGACTGTTCTTTTTTGTCCGCAAAGGACTGGGCCGGCTGTTTGAACCGGATACCAGGTTTCAGACCATAGAATTTGACAAATACGGTGCTGACCAGGGGCTTTCCGGTCTGTTCAGGACAGCCCGCAAGATCCGGAAAATGGACCTGGACCTCTGGATTTCGCCCCATGCCAGCTTTAGAAGCGCTATGATCGCGGTTCTTTCCAGGATCAAAGCCCGGATTGGATATTCAAGTCCCTGGCCCAATGTCTTTGCCTACCCAACCAGGGTGGACAGACGGTTCACCCGGCTTGATGAAATCGAAAGAGTCCTTGAGCTGCTCAGGCCCTTAAAGCCGGACAGCATCCAGACCTGGCCCGACCTTGTTCTGGACAAAAGTTCCATGAACAAAGCTGAACAATTCTGGTCTTCCAATATTTCCGGCAGGACCCTTGGCATCCATCCCGGGTCCACCTGGCCCACCAAGCAGTGGCCTGAGGCCCATTTTGCCAGGATTGTGGACCTGACCTCCACCCTGCCCGGAGTCCGGGTCCTTATTTTTGCCGGTCCTGGTGAAGAAAAGGTGGTTCAGAACATCCTCAACCTCAGCCGGAAAAAGGATCATGTCCTTAATCTGGCCGGCCGGCTGAACCTTCCTGACCTAGCTGCTTATATCGACCGCCTGGACTGCTATCTGACCAATGATTCCGGCCCCATGCACCTGGCCTGGACCAGAAAAACCCCGGTTATCGCCTTGTTCGGCCCAACCACCAGGGAACTGGGCTTCTTTCCCAGGGGCAAGGACTCTGTGGTGCTGGAGTCCGGACTGCCCTGCCGGCCCTGCGGACTGCACGGACACCGGCACTGCCCGGAAGGGCACCACAGATGCATGCTGGACATAACCCCGGAAACCGTGATGAAATACATAAAGGAAATGATTCATGGCTGA
- a CDS encoding cytochrome c maturation protein CcmE yields the protein MSGKKNSRLMYVVAFVLIFSGVGYLMATSIARNSTYFLEVSEALAMDTSSLERARLFGTVGGSGLERDQDALGVTFNLQDKEDQSKVIRVRYTGAIPDLFAPGAEVIVEGGMNPEQNMFMASTLMTKCASKYESQDSYGGEHPDQIPYQNGAY from the coding sequence ATGTCCGGTAAAAAGAACTCCAGGCTCATGTATGTTGTGGCCTTTGTGCTTATTTTTTCCGGAGTGGGTTATCTGATGGCCACCAGTATTGCCAGGAACAGCACCTATTTTCTGGAGGTGTCCGAAGCCCTGGCCATGGACACCTCCAGCCTTGAAAGGGCCAGGCTGTTCGGTACTGTGGGCGGGTCCGGCCTGGAGCGGGATCAGGATGCTCTGGGGGTAACTTTCAACCTTCAGGACAAGGAAGATCAGTCCAAAGTTATCAGGGTCCGGTATACCGGTGCTATTCCGGATTTGTTTGCTCCGGGAGCTGAGGTCATTGTGGAAGGCGGAATGAATCCTGAACAGAATATGTTCATGGCCTCGACTCTTATGACCAAGTGTGCTTCCAAGTACGAATCCCAGGATTCCTACGGGGGTGAACATCCTGATCAGATTCCGTATCAGAACGGGGCCTACTAA
- a CDS encoding MlaE family lipid ABC transporter permease subunit: protein MMPAGSFPETRAQELEWFFEESPEGFLRLTIRGNLNIRTASRLWKETDQHLGQKDFSGLDVDAGQVDYLDMSGQAFLLHFSRSMEQKGKKAKIFGLRQDFREMFDQLSCFDCLERPLAAKRSLLEELGKATVKLGHDIREFFTFVGQFVSALTYSLARPGTVRWKDVLLHIENVGAKAVFIITLIGFLMGLIISFQSAMPLKMFGAEIFVARLLGLSMVRELGPLVTAIILAGRTGSSFAAEIGTMKINEEISALRTMGLNPTRFLVVPRMLATMLVMPLLTIFFILFSLIGGAIVMVSLGYPLTTYISQVTMSLTMTDLAGGMFKALVFSLLVAWIGCVRGLQTTTGASAVGLSTTSAVVSGIVLIAVTDGIFAVTFYLLGI from the coding sequence ATGATGCCGGCTGGATCTTTTCCTGAAACCAGAGCCCAAGAACTTGAGTGGTTCTTTGAAGAGTCTCCTGAAGGCTTCCTCAGGCTGACCATCAGGGGCAACCTCAACATCAGAACTGCCTCCAGGCTGTGGAAAGAAACTGATCAGCACCTGGGCCAAAAAGATTTCTCCGGGCTGGATGTGGACGCAGGCCAGGTGGATTACCTGGATATGTCCGGCCAGGCCTTTTTACTTCACTTTTCCCGGTCCATGGAACAGAAAGGCAAAAAAGCAAAGATCTTTGGACTGCGCCAGGACTTCAGGGAAATGTTTGACCAGCTTTCCTGCTTTGACTGCCTGGAACGGCCCCTGGCCGCCAAAAGATCGCTCCTGGAAGAACTTGGCAAAGCCACAGTCAAACTGGGCCACGATATCCGGGAATTTTTCACATTTGTTGGTCAGTTCGTGTCCGCCCTGACTTACAGCCTTGCCAGACCAGGTACTGTCCGCTGGAAAGACGTATTGCTGCACATTGAAAATGTTGGCGCCAAGGCTGTTTTCATTATCACCCTGATCGGTTTTCTCATGGGCCTGATCATTTCTTTTCAGTCAGCCATGCCCCTGAAAATGTTCGGAGCAGAAATATTCGTGGCCAGGCTCCTGGGACTGTCCATGGTCCGGGAGCTGGGCCCGCTGGTCACTGCCATCATTCTGGCCGGCAGAACCGGATCATCCTTTGCTGCGGAGATCGGGACCATGAAAATCAACGAGGAAATCAGCGCCCTCAGGACCATGGGCCTGAATCCCACCAGGTTCCTGGTGGTTCCCAGGATGCTGGCCACCATGCTGGTCATGCCCTTGCTGACGATTTTCTTCATTCTTTTCAGTCTGATCGGCGGGGCCATTGTCATGGTCTCCCTGGGCTATCCCCTGACAACATACATCAGCCAGGTGACCATGTCCCTGACCATGACTGACCTGGCCGGAGGCATGTTCAAGGCCCTGGTCTTCAGCCTGCTGGTGGCCTGGATCGGTTGCGTCCGAGGTCTTCAGACCACCACCGGGGCCAGTGCTGTGGGGCTTTCCACCACCAGTGCAGTGGTCAGCGGCATTGTGCTCATTGCAGTCACTGACGGAATATTTGCTGTAACTTTTTACCTGCTGGGTATTTAG
- a CDS encoding CcmD family protein, with protein MTYLIISNAAVWIGISGYLFYLATIQKRLDLKVRQLEISSDEQ; from the coding sequence ATGACTTATCTAATCATCAGTAACGCCGCAGTGTGGATCGGTATCAGCGGTTATCTGTTTTATCTGGCAACCATACAAAAAAGGCTTGACCTCAAGGTCAGGCAACTGGAGATCAGTTCGGATGAGCAATAG
- a CDS encoding glycosyltransferase family 9 protein: MAESCVIVRLGSLGDVLLTTGVLAFAGKEQGLMFHVVTRSCFGDIFLNHPAVQEVIPVNLEDLTWQGWQKFCSSLVRTHPGKDLVDLHVNLRTFFLKRIWQGQVKTYPKFSLSRRFFALTGLDVFKNRLVSLNIPQRYAISMNQEAPDKASLIPRIFLSPEEQKEAATTLSFLEPGNPLVCLHPYATHQAKTWPRSRWQELTVLLEKNNLDWIVIGQDPNPLFPDHPRDLTNKTSIRQTGAVIARCVCLVTGDSGPMHLATAVDTPVVALFGPTSREWGFFPSGSRDLVLEADLKCRPCSLHGQVMGQCRNRCMELLEPQQVVQACLINGMDSNKQVS, encoded by the coding sequence ATGGCTGAATCCTGTGTCATTGTCCGGCTGGGATCTTTGGGTGATGTTCTTCTGACCACCGGTGTCCTTGCCTTTGCAGGCAAAGAGCAAGGACTGATGTTTCATGTGGTGACTAGGTCCTGTTTTGGTGATATATTCCTTAATCACCCTGCAGTGCAGGAGGTCATCCCGGTAAATCTGGAAGACCTGACCTGGCAGGGCTGGCAAAAATTCTGTTCCAGCCTGGTCCGGACCCACCCGGGAAAAGACCTGGTGGATCTGCATGTAAATCTGAGGACCTTTTTTCTCAAGCGGATCTGGCAAGGCCAGGTAAAGACCTATCCCAAATTCAGCCTGTCCAGGCGTTTTTTTGCCCTGACCGGCCTGGATGTCTTTAAAAACAGGCTGGTTAGCCTCAATATTCCCCAGCGTTACGCTATTTCCATGAACCAGGAGGCACCGGACAAAGCCAGCCTCATCCCCAGGATCTTTCTCAGCCCAGAGGAACAGAAAGAGGCAGCTACTACCCTGTCTTTTCTTGAACCTGGCAACCCACTTGTCTGTCTTCACCCTTACGCCACCCACCAGGCCAAGACCTGGCCCCGGAGCAGATGGCAGGAACTGACTGTCCTTCTGGAAAAAAACAATCTGGACTGGATCGTCATCGGTCAGGACCCAAACCCCCTGTTCCCTGATCACCCCAGGGATCTGACCAATAAGACCTCCATCAGACAGACAGGGGCGGTCATTGCTCGGTGCGTCTGCCTGGTTACTGGTGATTCCGGACCCATGCACCTGGCCACAGCTGTGGATACCCCGGTTGTAGCCCTTTTCGGACCCACCAGCAGAGAGTGGGGGTTTTTTCCTTCCGGTTCCAGGGATCTGGTCCTGGAGGCAGACCTGAAGTGCCGGCCCTGTTCTCTGCACGGACAAGTCATGGGCCAATGCCGCAACCGGTGCATGGAGCTTCTTGAGCCCCAGCAGGTGGTCCAGGCCTGCTTGATAAATGGCATGGATTCCAATAAGCAGGTTTCATGA
- a CDS encoding heme exporter protein CcmB translates to MSRGFLSITGKDLKLIFSDGTGIIQPVLLGLILVFVFSLSTPVGEEVPAQAGASIFWLATSFALVLVFNTLYSLEEANQARVGLLISPLPLQYIWLSKACSGFVLLVLAQMIFLPAIMVFLGQDLADIWSLAGTILLVDWGLVAVGSLLGAVSQGHSSRDSLLSVVIFPLLIPLLLAGIRLGACFMGGGAEENLAGWIGIAFAFGAVFSGAAMILFPFVYSEY, encoded by the coding sequence TTGAGTAGGGGGTTTCTGAGCATAACCGGCAAGGATCTGAAACTGATCTTTTCAGACGGAACCGGCATTATCCAGCCAGTCCTGCTCGGTCTGATCCTGGTATTTGTTTTCAGCCTGTCCACCCCGGTGGGAGAGGAAGTTCCAGCCCAGGCCGGAGCATCGATCTTCTGGCTGGCCACCAGTTTTGCCCTGGTGCTTGTTTTCAATACCCTGTACTCCCTTGAAGAAGCCAATCAGGCCAGGGTGGGGCTTTTGATTTCCCCCCTGCCCCTGCAGTATATCTGGTTGAGCAAGGCCTGTTCGGGGTTTGTCCTGCTTGTGCTGGCCCAAATGATTTTTTTGCCGGCCATAATGGTTTTTCTGGGACAGGACCTGGCTGATATCTGGTCCCTGGCCGGAACCATCCTGCTGGTGGACTGGGGACTGGTTGCGGTTGGTTCTCTTCTGGGTGCTGTTTCCCAGGGGCATTCATCCAGAGATTCTCTTTTGAGCGTGGTAATTTTTCCCTTGCTCATTCCTTTGCTTCTGGCCGGAATCAGGCTGGGAGCATGCTTCATGGGAGGAGGAGCAGAAGAAAACCTGGCTGGATGGATTGGGATTGCCTTTGCGTTCGGGGCAGTGTTTTCAGGAGCTGCCATGATCCTTTTTCCCTTTGTGTACAGTGAATATTGA
- a CDS encoding hemolysin family protein, whose protein sequence is MWELIIAFSLAVIISAFCSIAEAALYSVPWSYIERLKKENRKSGRVLYALRTRIDQPIAAILTLNTIANTAGAAIAGAAAAHVFGAQNLVYFTIVFTLTILIFSEIIPKTLGVLYNRRVATVLAEPLRMLVWVFGPIIFVCRKIVGLIEKRKHSPGTSEEDLLAMISITRKSGIIKPYEEMSIQNILSLDKKMVKDIMTPRMVVFSLPSQMTVSQAKEYKTFWPHSRIPVYENGDPEEIVGIIYRREVLEALANDQDDLRLEKLMKPVNFVVETMSLDRLLIRFLESRIHLFMVLDEYGGISGLVTLEDVLEEILGKEIVDETDEVVDMRELARQRRNRLVRQK, encoded by the coding sequence ATGTGGGAGCTGATCATTGCTTTCTCCCTTGCGGTGATAATTTCGGCTTTCTGTTCCATTGCCGAGGCCGCCCTTTACTCCGTACCCTGGAGTTATATCGAGAGATTAAAAAAAGAGAATCGCAAAAGCGGGAGGGTCTTGTACGCCCTGCGGACCAGAATCGACCAGCCTATTGCCGCCATCCTCACCCTGAATACCATTGCCAACACAGCTGGCGCAGCCATAGCCGGTGCTGCTGCTGCCCATGTCTTTGGTGCCCAGAATCTTGTCTATTTCACTATTGTCTTTACCCTGACCATACTTATATTTTCTGAAATAATTCCCAAGACCCTGGGGGTACTCTACAACCGGCGTGTGGCAACTGTCCTGGCCGAGCCCTTAAGGATGCTGGTCTGGGTCTTTGGTCCCATCATTTTTGTATGCCGAAAGATCGTGGGCCTGATTGAAAAGAGAAAGCATTCACCAGGCACATCTGAAGAAGATCTGCTGGCCATGATCAGCATCACCAGGAAATCAGGCATCATCAAGCCATACGAAGAGATGTCCATCCAGAATATTTTGTCCCTGGACAAAAAGATGGTCAAGGACATCATGACTCCCAGGATGGTGGTTTTTTCCTTGCCCAGCCAGATGACAGTGTCCCAGGCCAAGGAATACAAGACCTTCTGGCCCCACAGCCGGATACCGGTTTATGAAAACGGTGATCCAGAAGAGATTGTGGGCATAATATACCGCAGGGAGGTCCTGGAGGCCCTGGCCAACGACCAGGACGACCTCAGGCTGGAAAAACTCATGAAACCGGTCAATTTTGTTGTAGAAACCATGAGCCTTGACCGGCTGTTGATCAGATTTCTTGAATCCAGAATCCATCTGTTCATGGTCCTGGATGAATACGGAGGAATATCCGGACTGGTCACCCTGGAAGACGTGCTGGAAGAGATCCTGGGCAAGGAGATCGTGGATGAAACCGACGAGGTGGTGGACATGCGCGAGCTGGCCAGGCAAAGGAGGAACAGGCTGGTCCGCCAGAAATGA
- the ccsA gene encoding cytochrome c biogenesis protein CcsA, translating into MLNRSLTQEIIPILAVAAGLGLVGAQYFIWVYAPVEATMGLLQKIFYFHLPLAWWGLLCFFLVFCASAGFLITRNPSFDRLALAGAELGLLYATLALVTGSIWARAAWNTWWTWDPRLSTTLVMWFIYAGYLVLRKSMDNPGKMRAVSAVLGIVAFLNVPLVFLSARMWRSIHPAVFGSRGGGLEPEMMTTVLVCITAWGLLTLTFILYRFRQLEIRDRIRNLFIY; encoded by the coding sequence ATGCTTAACAGATCCCTGACACAGGAAATTATCCCCATCCTGGCGGTGGCAGCCGGGCTGGGACTGGTTGGAGCTCAGTATTTCATCTGGGTGTATGCGCCGGTTGAGGCGACCATGGGGCTGCTCCAGAAAATATTCTACTTTCACCTGCCTCTGGCCTGGTGGGGACTGCTCTGTTTTTTTCTGGTATTTTGCGCCAGCGCAGGCTTTCTCATCACCAGAAATCCTTCTTTTGACCGTCTGGCCCTGGCCGGGGCCGAGCTGGGACTGCTGTATGCAACCCTGGCCCTGGTTACAGGTTCCATCTGGGCCAGGGCAGCCTGGAATACATGGTGGACCTGGGATCCCCGTCTTTCCACCACCCTGGTTATGTGGTTCATTTATGCCGGTTACCTGGTCCTCAGGAAATCCATGGATAACCCTGGAAAAATGCGGGCTGTGTCAGCGGTACTGGGCATTGTGGCATTTTTGAATGTTCCTCTGGTTTTTCTTTCGGCCAGGATGTGGAGAAGCATCCATCCTGCTGTATTTGGATCCAGGGGAGGAGGGCTTGAGCCGGAAATGATGACCACGGTTCTGGTGTGTATTACTGCCTGGGGCTTGCTGACCCTGACCTTTATCCTTTATCGGTTCAGACAGCTGGAAATCAGGGACCGGATCAGAAATCTTTTTATCTATTAG
- a CDS encoding ABC transporter ATP-binding protein — protein MQDNTFKDQLVLRLDRVTHFFDQRLVFKNVSLEVRAGSVTLVAGPNGAGKTTLMSIMSGLVQPSSGLVKHGVAREKVGFIGHNTFIYPGLTALDNLRFWAGIYALPLSQDQLIELLDSVGLKAFVHEKAGRFSRGMSQRLSLARVLMLDPELMLLDEPGTGLDTGSRELLRSRIAQAVQDQAAVVWISHTLEEDLDLTDTVLYLDNKQAAFYGSAREFRSWNRGTGLE, from the coding sequence ATGCAGGACAATACATTTAAAGATCAGCTGGTGCTCAGACTGGACCGGGTCACTCATTTTTTTGATCAGCGTCTGGTATTCAAGAATGTCAGTCTTGAAGTCAGGGCCGGGAGTGTGACCCTTGTGGCCGGACCCAATGGAGCCGGCAAGACCACACTCATGAGCATCATGTCTGGATTGGTGCAGCCATCAAGCGGGCTGGTCAAGCATGGCGTGGCCAGGGAAAAGGTCGGATTTATCGGGCATAACACCTTTATTTATCCAGGTCTGACCGCCCTTGACAACCTCAGGTTCTGGGCAGGGATCTATGCGCTCCCCCTTTCCCAGGATCAGCTCATTGAACTTCTGGACAGTGTTGGCCTTAAAGCCTTTGTCCATGAAAAGGCCGGCAGGTTTTCCAGAGGAATGTCTCAACGGCTGAGTCTGGCCAGGGTGCTTATGCTGGACCCGGAACTCATGCTTTTGGATGAGCCGGGGACCGGCCTGGATACCGGCTCCAGAGAGCTTTTACGGTCCAGGATCGCCCAGGCTGTTCAGGATCAGGCAGCTGTGGTCTGGATAAGCCATACCCTGGAAGAAGACCTGGATTTGACTGACACGGTCCTGTATCTGGACAATAAGCAAGCTGCATTTTACGGATCAGCCAGGGAATTCAGATCCTGGAACCGGGGTACGGGCCTTGAGTAG
- a CDS encoding heme lyase CcmF/NrfE family subunit: MQYIGFFTLLVSLLIYVVLGLAFFWEALRSGGSDRMKSVAWMEKGHVACFVILTLSSLILLQALWMKDYSFSYVYRYTDDFLPQVYRLSAFWAGQAGSMLFWLWVMAVMGLVWIYSPVYRGLPEKTKGYFWGFFFMVQAFFLLMLTGPSNPFLILDPAPVSGRGLNPLLQNVGMIFHPPMTFLGYAGFTIPACLALAGWVTGDQRSWLFQTRNWVLFAWIMLTGGGILLGGWWAYMELGWGGYWAWDPVENASLIPWLVSTAFLHTAMIGKQRNTLHRSNLILICLSLITCFFATFLVRSNVIDSLHTFGGTGVGLPLMILILVSLVFTFFVALTGKGDRSAVDSFWSKQGMMIVTVWLLLALAIIVAMGTMWPVISRLWTASPLGLGPDFYNRVCLPLFTFMAVILCVCPWFKWRDGIKDKNSFFIVCLVFIFTMVGLWIGGIRLLLPLAAAASGVAGMFSMLLYILLTPQVRKKRVGWGVYLLHLGIAMIVFGVAFSGPYQDSREMVMPKGERVGFNQFDFHYVEFEEIITPGLAIYEARINVYKGDERLGTLTPQRKLYRNFDSPYAEVSVIPSLGNEIYSTILAFDQEKTITVKLNITPLVNWIWIGSFMVCLAGFAIMGRVRVRKVEDMDE, translated from the coding sequence ATGCAATATATCGGTTTCTTCACTCTGCTTGTTTCCCTTTTGATCTACGTTGTTCTTGGCCTGGCTTTTTTCTGGGAGGCCTTAAGGTCCGGCGGCAGTGACCGGATGAAGAGTGTGGCCTGGATGGAAAAGGGCCATGTGGCCTGCTTTGTGATCCTGACCCTGTCCTCCCTGATACTGCTGCAGGCCTTGTGGATGAAGGATTATTCCTTTTCATATGTCTACCGATATACAGATGATTTCCTTCCCCAGGTCTACAGGCTGTCGGCTTTCTGGGCCGGACAGGCCGGGTCCATGCTCTTCTGGCTCTGGGTCATGGCTGTTATGGGGCTTGTCTGGATCTATTCACCGGTTTACAGGGGCCTGCCAGAAAAGACCAAGGGCTATTTCTGGGGATTCTTTTTCATGGTCCAGGCTTTTTTCCTGCTCATGCTCACCGGGCCGAGCAATCCCTTTCTGATCCTGGACCCGGCCCCGGTGTCCGGACGCGGACTCAATCCCCTGCTCCAGAACGTGGGCATGATCTTTCATCCGCCCATGACCTTTTTAGGCTATGCCGGATTTACCATCCCGGCCTGTCTGGCCCTGGCTGGATGGGTTACAGGTGATCAAAGGTCCTGGCTGTTCCAGACCCGGAACTGGGTGCTGTTTGCCTGGATCATGCTGACTGGCGGCGGCATTCTTCTGGGTGGATGGTGGGCCTATATGGAACTTGGATGGGGCGGTTATTGGGCCTGGGATCCTGTGGAAAACGCGTCTCTTATCCCCTGGCTGGTGAGTACAGCTTTTCTGCATACTGCCATGATCGGCAAGCAGCGAAACACTCTGCACCGTTCCAACCTCATCCTCATCTGTTTGAGCCTGATTACCTGTTTCTTTGCCACCTTCCTGGTCAGGAGCAATGTGATTGACTCCCTGCATACCTTTGGAGGGACCGGGGTGGGTTTGCCTCTGATGATTCTGATTCTGGTCTCTCTGGTCTTCACCTTTTTTGTGGCCCTGACCGGAAAGGGAGACAGGAGTGCAGTGGACAGCTTCTGGAGCAAGCAGGGAATGATGATTGTCACAGTCTGGCTGCTGCTGGCCCTGGCCATCATCGTGGCCATGGGCACCATGTGGCCGGTTATTTCCAGGCTGTGGACAGCCAGTCCCCTGGGCCTGGGGCCTGATTTCTACAACCGGGTCTGCCTGCCTCTTTTTACCTTTATGGCAGTTATACTCTGCGTGTGCCCCTGGTTTAAATGGAGAGACGGGATCAAGGATAAAAACAGTTTTTTCATTGTCTGTCTGGTTTTTATATTCACCATGGTGGGTTTGTGGATAGGCGGCATAAGACTTCTGCTGCCCCTGGCTGCAGCAGCCAGTGGTGTGGCTGGAATGTTTTCCATGCTGCTGTATATCCTGTTGACTCCCCAGGTCAGAAAGAAAAGGGTCGGGTGGGGAGTGTATCTTTTGCATCTCGGAATTGCCATGATTGTATTCGGGGTGGCCTTTTCAGGACCATACCAGGACAGCAGGGAAATGGTTATGCCCAAAGGGGAGAGGGTAGGTTTCAACCAGTTTGATTTTCATTATGTGGAGTTTGAAGAAATAATCACCCCGGGACTGGCCATATACGAAGCCCGGATCAATGTTTACAAAGGCGATGAAAGGCTTGGAACCCTGACTCCCCAGCGAAAGCTCTACAGAAATTTTGACTCTCCCTATGCTGAAGTTTCTGTAATTCCTTCCCTGGGTAATGAGATTTATTCAACCATCCTGGCCTTTGATCAGGAAAAGACCATCACGGTCAAGTTGAACATAACCCCCCTGGTCAACTGGATCTGGATCGGCAGCTTCATGGTCTGCCTGGCCGGGTTTGCAATAATGGGCCGGGTCAGGGTCAGGAAAGTTGAAGATATGGATGAATAG
- a CDS encoding D-glycero-alpha-D-manno-heptose-1,7-bisphosphate 7-phosphatase, which translates to MKIRNIFLDRDGTFIQDMHYLKDPEKIRFIPGAVRAMQEMTRNQLKLFMVTNQSGIGRQYFTLDQYSRVHEYLEHLLADNSISLTGSAFCPHSPDDGCACRKPGPGMWVDLREKFQLKASESIMIGDKLSDLLFAGRCGFRAAILVLTGYGPATLEKMGLESRPGKWFEAGTIQKTPLLVAQDLFAAWNWIQKEL; encoded by the coding sequence TTGAAGATCAGAAATATTTTTTTGGACCGAGACGGGACCTTTATCCAGGACATGCACTATCTTAAGGACCCGGAAAAAATCCGGTTCATCCCGGGTGCGGTCCGGGCCATGCAGGAAATGACCAGAAACCAGCTCAAACTCTTTATGGTCACCAACCAGAGCGGCATCGGCCGTCAATACTTTACCCTGGACCAGTACTCCAGGGTCCATGAATACCTTGAACACCTGCTGGCAGATAACAGTATCAGCCTGACCGGTTCTGCATTCTGTCCCCATTCACCGGATGATGGCTGCGCCTGCCGTAAGCCTGGCCCGGGAATGTGGGTGGACCTCAGGGAAAAATTCCAGTTAAAGGCCAGTGAAAGCATCATGATCGGAGACAAGCTCTCTGACCTGCTTTTTGCCGGCAGGTGCGGATTCAGGGCTGCAATACTGGTCCTGACCGGGTATGGACCGGCAACCCTTGAGAAGATGGGCCTTGAATCCAGGCCCGGAAAATGGTTTGAAGCCGGAACCATACAGAAAACTCCCCTGCTGGTAGCTCAGGATCTTTTTGCTGCCTGGAACTGGATCCAAAAGGAGCTCTGA
- a CDS encoding tetratricopeptide repeat protein yields the protein MSNSFISPSAMQKTVAFMAILSLVAIFSTSLWSRVQDPSIIVETRTGPQSQDQAMMAEITALMAEVDRNPENVQALKELAHFFMLMEAWDRAYAFWNRILALEPENDLALNQAGFSLFQLERYPEAVELFESLLEIDPGNYRSHFNLAIIFKYYLDDQQRAVDHFKSILDINPDDEQLLNRVNAELAGSESSTENQP from the coding sequence ATGAGCAATAGTTTTATTTCACCCTCAGCAATGCAGAAAACCGTGGCTTTTATGGCCATTCTCAGCCTGGTGGCCATATTTTCCACTTCGTTATGGTCCAGGGTCCAGGACCCGTCGATCATAGTTGAAACCAGGACCGGACCCCAGAGTCAGGATCAGGCCATGATGGCGGAAATTACAGCCCTCATGGCTGAAGTGGACCGGAATCCTGAAAATGTCCAAGCCCTCAAGGAGCTGGCCCATTTTTTCATGCTTATGGAAGCCTGGGACAGGGCCTATGCCTTCTGGAACAGAATTCTGGCCTTGGAGCCGGAAAATGATCTGGCTCTTAATCAGGCCGGTTTCAGCCTGTTTCAGCTGGAACGTTATCCAGAGGCGGTAGAACTTTTTGAAAGCCTTCTGGAAATTGATCCCGGCAACTATCGCAGCCATTTTAACCTGGCCATCATCTTCAAATACTATCTTGATGACCAGCAGCGGGCTGTTGACCATTTTAAGAGTATCCTGGACATCAACCCTGATGATGAGCAGCTTCTGAACAGGGTCAATGCTGAACTTGCAGGCTCGGAATCAAGCACTGAAAACCAGCCCTGA